From the genome of Flavobacterium sediminis:
ATCAAATCTCCCATCTTCCGGTGGCAACGGAAAAACAGCATGTTCATCAACATGAGTTGATATCAAAGCTACCACGCCTAAAGCACTCGACAACAAATGCATTACAAACCAAGCTAAAAATACGGTTGAAAACTGTTGGTCCAATACCCAATAAGGGATCAATAACATATAGAAAATATTGAACACTTTGGCTGCAAAAAGTTTTACATACTCAAGAACGGGAATGGTATAAATTCTCTTCAGGTAATTGTCTTTTGTTCCAAAAAAATCTTTAAAATCCCTGCTAAACAACCATATTATGGTATAAAAAGGATATAAGAACCACATATAAATATGCTGGAATTTGTGAAACTTATACCACTTACTGTTCGGAAAAAGTCTCACCAGATCGCTTTGCTTGATATCACAATCCCAATTTTGCACATTCGGATAAGGATGATGCAATTCTATATGACGTCTTATCCATATTTCACTGTTAGAACCGAAAAGCTCCAATACATAACAGAACCATCTGTTTTGCTTAGGTGTAAAAAATACCGCTCCGTGGGCTGCATCATGAAATGAATTCACAAATAGCACGATCATTGTCCATCCCATCAGAATATAGAAAGTATATAAAAGCGGAGTACTGTTCCCAAACAACAGGATACATCCGTAGAATACAAAAAACAAAGCTAAGAGCCCCAGGGCTTTATAAATACTTTTATATTGTATCTTTTTATTTTTTAAAACGGTTTCCTGAACTTCTTTAACCAGTTTCTTAAAAAAATCATCTTTAGAAGCTCTAGCAAACATTGGCCTTTTTAAAGCGTCCATACAATAATATATAATTGATATCAGAGAAGTATTATTTCTAAGAGACAAATTTATTGTAATTGCCTGTCAAAAAAAAATAATATTTCGTTAATTTTATGTTTTGCGAACACCAAACAAAAGTTAATGTAACCGTTGTTACATACAATTAACCCCAGAAAAAACTATCTTTACATACCAATAACTCAAAACAGACTTGTAACTATAAAAAAATGGAAGAACTTCTAAAACAGGCATACGGCTATATTTTTGAAGAAGAATTATTAGACGAAATAGGCAAAGTTGCCATCTACAAAGAATTCAAAGCCGATGATTACTTAATTGAGATCGGCGATTATATAAAAACCATGCCCTTACTTTTAAACGGAGCCATCAAGATCCTGAGAGAAGACGACAATGGCGATGAATTGTTGCTTTATTTTCTGGAGCGCGGCGACACTTGTGCCATGACCCTGACTTGTTGCATGGGA
Proteins encoded in this window:
- a CDS encoding fatty acid desaturase family protein, which encodes MFARASKDDFFKKLVKEVQETVLKNKKIQYKSIYKALGLLALFFVFYGCILLFGNSTPLLYTFYILMGWTMIVLFVNSFHDAAHGAVFFTPKQNRWFCYVLELFGSNSEIWIRRHIELHHPYPNVQNWDCDIKQSDLVRLFPNSKWYKFHKFQHIYMWFLYPFYTIIWLFSRDFKDFFGTKDNYLKRIYTIPVLEYVKLFAAKVFNIFYMLLIPYWVLDQQFSTVFLAWFVMHLLSSALGVVALISTHVDEHAVFPLPPEDGRFDLTWAEHQMLVTKDFSAGNPIADFLYGGFTHHVAHHLFPTVGHTYYPYITPIIKKYAAEYNLPYTCYPAIEAVKSHFYLLKNSGVGQNIFNSYEL